A stretch of the Actinopolymorpha sp. NPDC004070 genome encodes the following:
- a CDS encoding GrpB family protein — translation MITVAEYDPAWPGRFAALRDEYEAAMAAAGVPVVAIEHVGSTSVPGLAAKPVIDCDIIVGEAHVDAASEVLVSLGFVPLGELGIPQRWAFRAPERLSGTHTYVIVDGSLSLRNHLALREVLRSDASLREEYSTVKRAAGARAADTDEYGRLKTDMVQRILAAAGLTEAERASIAGNQVPSHTELPR, via the coding sequence GTGATCACTGTCGCGGAGTACGACCCCGCCTGGCCGGGGCGCTTCGCGGCGCTGCGGGACGAGTACGAAGCGGCGATGGCGGCGGCCGGTGTTCCGGTCGTCGCCATCGAGCACGTCGGCAGCACGTCCGTCCCCGGCCTGGCCGCCAAGCCCGTCATCGACTGCGACATCATCGTCGGCGAGGCGCACGTGGACGCGGCGAGCGAGGTCCTGGTGTCGCTCGGATTCGTGCCGCTGGGGGAGCTGGGGATCCCGCAGCGGTGGGCGTTCAGAGCGCCCGAACGGCTGTCCGGCACCCACACCTACGTGATCGTGGACGGCAGCCTGTCGTTGCGCAACCACCTGGCCCTGCGCGAGGTGCTGCGGTCGGACGCCTCGCTGCGCGAGGAGTACTCCACCGTCAAGCGGGCTGCCGGCGCCCGCGCCGCCGACACCGACGAGTACGGCCGGCTCAAGACCGACATGGTGCAGAGGATCCTCGCGGCGGCGGGGCTGACCGAGGCCGAGCGGGCATCCATCGCCGGCAACCAGGTGCCCTCCCACACCGAGCTGCCCCGCTAG
- a CDS encoding AraC family transcriptional regulator: MDALSQLVATMRTGEPASYLITHRAPWRRSYSPVQGSGIHVILQGSAVLLPSGAEPVALGVGDVVFTPRGAGHALADSATTPLSGADTASDTAADTAADGDGLTTVLLCGAYGLDRSRAHPMLLELPEYVHLPARLGHHPSLRAAIDLLGREVQDQRPGTDAAIPALLDMLLLFVLRAWTEDQDCDEGTGWAAALRDRPVSTALSAIHRNPGRPWTVESLGAEAGLSRAAFARRFATLVGQPPLAYLTWWRLTTAARLLRETDSSLHSVAQRVGYASEFAFANAFKREFGTAPGAYRRRG; this comes from the coding sequence GTGGACGCGCTCAGCCAGTTGGTCGCCACGATGCGGACGGGAGAACCCGCGTCGTATCTGATCACCCACCGCGCTCCCTGGCGCCGCTCGTACTCACCCGTCCAGGGATCGGGGATTCACGTGATCCTGCAGGGATCCGCCGTCCTGCTCCCGTCCGGGGCGGAGCCGGTCGCGCTCGGCGTCGGCGACGTGGTGTTCACACCGCGGGGCGCCGGACACGCGCTGGCCGACAGCGCCACGACTCCCCTCTCCGGCGCCGACACCGCCTCGGACACCGCCGCGGACACCGCCGCCGACGGCGACGGCTTGACCACCGTGCTCCTCTGCGGGGCGTACGGGCTGGACCGTTCACGGGCCCATCCGATGCTGCTGGAGCTGCCGGAGTACGTTCACCTGCCGGCCAGGCTGGGTCACCATCCTTCGCTGCGCGCGGCCATCGACCTCCTCGGCCGGGAGGTGCAGGACCAGCGGCCCGGAACCGACGCGGCGATACCCGCGCTGCTCGACATGCTGCTGCTTTTCGTCCTTCGGGCGTGGACGGAGGATCAGGACTGCGACGAGGGCACCGGATGGGCAGCCGCGCTCAGGGATCGCCCTGTCAGTACGGCACTGTCGGCCATTCATCGCAACCCCGGTCGTCCCTGGACCGTCGAGAGCCTCGGCGCCGAGGCGGGACTGTCCCGGGCCGCGTTCGCCCGCCGGTTCGCCACCCTCGTCGGGCAACCGCCACTGGCGTACCTCACCTGGTGGCGGCTGACCACCGCCGCCCGGCTGCTCCGCGAGACCGACAGCTCGCTGCACTCGGTGGCCCAGCGGGTGGGCTACGCCTCGGAGTTCGCGTTCGCCAACGCGTTCAAGCGGGAGTTCGGAACCGCGCCAGGGGCCTACCGACGGCGCGGGTGA
- a CDS encoding NAD(P)H-dependent oxidoreductase, which translates to MTRVGIIIGSTRPGRNGEAVGRWVQEVASAHGGGEYELLDLAAFDLPHLDEIVPAAAGQYALQHTRRWAETIRGLDAFVFVTPEYNHSMPGVLKTALDFVYAEWNHKAAGFVGYGADGGIRAVEQLRQVMAHLKVADVGPQVTLSLWNDFVNMSEFRPDPRHEASLTTMLDELLSWARALRSVRNETVPEPVG; encoded by the coding sequence ATGACCAGAGTGGGAATCATCATCGGAAGCACCCGGCCCGGGCGGAACGGCGAAGCCGTGGGCCGCTGGGTGCAGGAGGTCGCAAGCGCTCACGGCGGCGGGGAGTACGAGCTCCTCGACCTGGCGGCCTTCGACCTGCCGCACCTGGACGAGATCGTTCCGGCCGCGGCGGGGCAGTACGCCCTCCAGCACACGCGGCGCTGGGCGGAGACGATCCGCGGCCTCGACGCCTTCGTCTTCGTCACGCCGGAGTACAACCACTCGATGCCCGGCGTCCTGAAGACGGCTCTCGACTTCGTGTACGCGGAGTGGAACCACAAGGCCGCCGGCTTCGTCGGGTACGGCGCCGACGGCGGGATCCGCGCCGTCGAACAGCTCCGCCAGGTGATGGCGCATCTGAAGGTGGCCGACGTCGGACCACAGGTCACGTTGTCACTGTGGAACGACTTCGTGAACATGAGCGAGTTCCGGCCCGATCCTCGGCACGAGGCAAGCCTCACGACCATGCTCGACGAGCTCCTCAGCTGGGCTCGCGCGTTGCGCTCGGTGCGGAACGAGACGGTGCCGGAGCCGGTGGGCTAG
- a CDS encoding nucleoside deaminase → MEPGHHEATGLTDADRGYLRRCVDLAREALDDGDEPFGSLLVDDQGTVLYADRNREKGGDETRHPEFEIAKWAASNLSPEQRRDSVVYTSGEHCPMCSAAHAWVGLGRIVYATSTQQLVAWRTGWGAPPAPVAPLPITTVAPGVPVAGPDPELADEVRGLHARPLGVQE, encoded by the coding sequence ATGGAGCCTGGACACCACGAGGCCACCGGACTCACGGACGCGGATCGCGGCTACCTGCGCCGGTGTGTCGACCTGGCGCGGGAAGCGCTGGACGACGGTGACGAGCCGTTCGGTTCCCTGCTCGTCGACGATCAGGGAACCGTCCTGTACGCCGACCGCAACCGCGAGAAGGGCGGTGACGAGACTCGGCACCCGGAGTTCGAGATCGCCAAGTGGGCGGCGTCGAATCTCTCACCGGAGCAGCGCCGCGACAGCGTCGTCTACACCTCCGGGGAGCACTGCCCGATGTGCAGCGCGGCTCACGCCTGGGTGGGCCTGGGCCGGATCGTCTACGCCACGAGCACGCAGCAGCTGGTCGCCTGGCGGACCGGATGGGGTGCGCCACCAGCGCCCGTCGCGCCGCTTCCGATCACCACGGTCGCGCCCGGTGTCCCGGTGGCCGGCCCCGATCCCGAACTCGCCGACGAGGTCCGCGGCCTGCACGCCCGGCCGCTGGGGGTGCAGGAGTAG
- a CDS encoding cobyric acid synthase, which produces MRGQGERAGTLLVAGTTSDAGKTVVTTALCRALRRRGCRVAPFKAQNMSNNSMVTADGAEIGRAQWVQAVAAGAEPEVAMNPVLLKPGSDLRSHVVVMGRPYGTLDASDFLGGRGALARAAFEAFDDLRGRYDVVVCEGAGSPAEINLRRFDYVNMALARHGRTPTILVGDIDRGGVFASMYGTLALLEPADQALLCGFVVNKFRGDVGLLRPGLDSLEELTGRPVLGVLPWQQGLWLDSEDALALESRPRPDFAAPGERLRVAVVVLPRISNFTDVDALCLEPGLDVEFVRDARAMGSPDVVVLPGTRATLDDLAWLRQRGLADAITAHAARGGVVLGICGGFQMLGREVRDPDGVEGPAGARADGLGLLDVRTVFGPDKVLRLPTGEALDAPADGYEIHHGRVTLGSDEAFLGGARRGSVFGTMWHGSLEGDAFRRAWLGEVASTLGLDVALGEVSFAAARERRIDDLADAVEEHLDLDAVVRLVEDGSPANLPVVKGSLA; this is translated from the coding sequence GTGAGAGGACAGGGCGAGCGGGCCGGAACCCTGCTGGTGGCCGGCACGACGTCCGATGCGGGCAAGACGGTGGTCACCACCGCACTGTGCCGGGCGCTGCGGCGGCGGGGCTGCCGGGTGGCGCCGTTCAAGGCGCAGAACATGTCCAACAACTCGATGGTCACCGCGGACGGTGCGGAGATCGGCCGCGCGCAGTGGGTGCAGGCGGTGGCGGCCGGTGCGGAGCCGGAGGTGGCCATGAACCCCGTACTCCTCAAGCCCGGCAGCGATCTGCGCAGTCACGTGGTGGTGATGGGCCGTCCGTACGGCACACTCGACGCTTCGGACTTCCTCGGCGGGAGGGGCGCGCTGGCCCGGGCGGCGTTCGAGGCTTTCGACGATCTGCGCGGGCGCTACGACGTGGTGGTGTGCGAGGGCGCGGGCAGCCCGGCGGAGATCAACCTGCGCCGGTTCGACTACGTGAACATGGCGCTGGCCCGGCACGGACGCACCCCCACGATCCTGGTGGGCGACATCGACCGGGGCGGGGTGTTCGCGTCGATGTACGGCACGCTGGCGCTGCTGGAGCCGGCCGACCAGGCGTTGCTGTGTGGGTTCGTGGTCAACAAGTTCCGTGGCGACGTGGGCCTGCTGCGACCCGGGCTGGACAGCCTGGAGGAGCTGACCGGGCGACCGGTGCTGGGCGTGCTGCCCTGGCAGCAGGGTCTGTGGCTGGACTCCGAGGACGCCCTCGCACTGGAGTCCCGTCCCCGGCCGGACTTCGCGGCGCCTGGTGAGCGGCTGCGGGTCGCGGTGGTGGTGCTGCCGCGGATCAGCAACTTCACCGACGTCGACGCGTTGTGCCTGGAGCCCGGCCTGGACGTGGAGTTCGTACGCGACGCCCGCGCGATGGGCTCACCGGACGTCGTGGTGCTGCCGGGCACGCGGGCCACGCTCGACGACCTCGCCTGGCTGCGGCAGCGAGGGCTGGCCGACGCGATCACCGCCCATGCCGCCCGCGGCGGGGTGGTGCTCGGCATCTGCGGTGGGTTCCAGATGCTCGGCCGCGAGGTGCGCGACCCGGACGGAGTGGAGGGACCGGCCGGTGCGCGTGCCGACGGGCTCGGCCTGTTGGACGTACGAACTGTCTTCGGCCCCGACAAGGTGCTCCGGCTGCCGACCGGTGAGGCGCTCGATGCGCCGGCCGACGGTTACGAGATCCACCACGGCCGGGTCACGCTCGGGTCGGACGAGGCATTCCTCGGTGGCGCTCGGCGAGGCTCGGTGTTCGGGACCATGTGGCACGGCAGCCTGGAAGGCGACGCCTTCCGCCGTGCCTGGCTCGGTGAGGTGGCATCAACCCTCGGGCTGGACGTCGCGCTGGGGGAGGTCAGCTTCGCCGCGGCCCGTGAACGCCGCATCGACGACCTCGCCGACGCCGTCGAGGAGCACCTCGACCTCGATGCCGTCGTACGCCTGGTCGAGGACGGGTCGCCCGCGAACCTTCCAGTGGTGAAGGGTTCGCTGGCATGA
- a CDS encoding HNH endonuclease, translating into MRDAGECSDDDPGEGPGRRRVLPAGFADLPGGPELAAAIASVDLAACNGYELEEFVKGTRRQGCWTEAACLAAVNELTYAPNGMPDDPAERSVTPELMTPEILEPLLGWSGYRAHQYVVTAAALPRLPQVREALASGHLEFNEVRIIIDRITDAKPDLWGAIEDALFPKVLELRGGLLRAKVEAEVVKADPEAAAKRHKAKRSDRDVAIWPSVDGVADLSIRGLSADQAAEAYGYVDAIARAVKSTGDPRNLGQLRADVAYSLLSGAADIIDCSAPAQPGQSKNTKNRSAQDEAAPNVAGQDHPAEDDTAQARAAHGNVPQGQADADTDDESQSEGESEQRSEEQAQGETEQGEQEHCPVHRYPDHALHDSWCECGDCSPTPVPRCTVCGAAARNGVPVHDTAAHVAAEQNTAEDNSTDENAATSTTGPRPAGEIPQLNRRPDETTDSPGPPDPPDPPDPPDPPDPPTDNPPPPPTLPPWSSTQPSWGAIRTRSKIQLNIPLTTLMGLSTQPGELGGFGPIITEVATRLVANNLTNPEARFSVGVTHPVTGRLLHLHPLPARFLRGLQAELVHARDQRCVWTTCRRPAATCHLDHNTEHADGGSTSVDNIAPLCPRHHKAKTEREWKLQQTGPGEHTLTDPYGRQYRSGAPSLTDPVAPAEPATATAGTRTGTPEGDLPPF; encoded by the coding sequence ATGCGCGACGCCGGTGAGTGCTCCGACGACGACCCGGGTGAAGGCCCGGGTCGTCGTCGGGTGCTGCCTGCGGGGTTCGCTGACCTGCCGGGCGGGCCGGAGCTGGCGGCGGCGATCGCCTCGGTCGATCTGGCCGCGTGCAACGGGTACGAACTGGAGGAGTTCGTCAAGGGGACGCGGCGGCAGGGGTGCTGGACGGAAGCCGCCTGCCTGGCCGCGGTGAACGAACTGACCTACGCCCCCAACGGCATGCCCGACGATCCGGCCGAACGCAGTGTCACTCCGGAACTGATGACGCCGGAAATCCTGGAGCCGTTGCTGGGGTGGAGCGGCTACCGGGCCCACCAGTACGTGGTGACGGCCGCTGCGCTGCCTCGGCTGCCGCAGGTGCGTGAGGCTTTGGCGAGTGGGCACCTGGAGTTCAACGAGGTGCGCATCATTATCGACCGGATCACCGACGCCAAGCCCGACCTGTGGGGAGCGATCGAGGACGCCCTCTTCCCCAAGGTGCTGGAGCTGCGGGGTGGGTTGTTGCGGGCGAAGGTCGAGGCCGAGGTGGTCAAGGCCGATCCCGAAGCAGCGGCCAAGCGGCACAAGGCCAAGCGATCAGACCGTGACGTGGCGATCTGGCCGTCTGTCGATGGTGTAGCCGACCTGTCCATCCGGGGCCTGTCAGCCGACCAGGCAGCTGAGGCGTACGGCTACGTCGACGCCATCGCCCGCGCGGTCAAGTCCACCGGCGACCCGCGCAACCTGGGCCAGTTGCGTGCGGACGTGGCCTACTCCCTGCTCAGCGGCGCCGCCGACATCATCGACTGCTCAGCCCCCGCCCAACCCGGTCAGAGCAAGAACACGAAGAATCGGTCGGCGCAGGACGAAGCCGCGCCGAACGTGGCTGGGCAGGACCACCCCGCGGAGGACGACACCGCGCAGGCTCGTGCCGCGCACGGCAACGTCCCGCAGGGGCAGGCCGACGCCGATACCGACGACGAGTCACAGTCCGAAGGTGAGTCGGAGCAGCGGTCGGAGGAGCAGGCTCAGGGCGAGACTGAGCAGGGCGAGCAGGAGCACTGCCCCGTTCATCGGTACCCCGACCACGCCCTGCACGACAGCTGGTGTGAGTGCGGTGACTGCTCCCCGACGCCGGTCCCCAGGTGCACCGTGTGCGGCGCGGCCGCGAGGAACGGCGTCCCGGTTCACGACACCGCCGCCCACGTGGCAGCCGAGCAGAACACGGCGGAAGACAACTCGACCGATGAGAATGCCGCCACTTCCACCACCGGCCCTCGGCCTGCAGGGGAGATCCCACAGCTGAACCGCCGACCCGACGAGACGACCGACTCGCCTGGACCGCCAGACCCACCGGATCCGCCCGATCCGCCCGATCCGCCCGATCCGCCGACGGACAACCCGCCACCACCACCCACACTGCCGCCCTGGTCTTCCACGCAGCCGAGCTGGGGTGCGATACGAACGCGCTCGAAGATCCAGCTGAACATCCCGCTCACCACTTTGATGGGACTGTCCACCCAACCGGGTGAACTCGGCGGGTTCGGACCCATCATCACCGAGGTAGCCACCAGGTTGGTGGCGAACAACCTCACCAACCCCGAAGCCCGCTTCAGTGTCGGGGTCACCCACCCGGTCACCGGACGCCTGTTGCACCTGCATCCGCTACCGGCGAGGTTCCTGCGCGGACTGCAGGCAGAACTCGTACACGCCCGCGACCAACGCTGCGTGTGGACCACCTGCCGACGACCGGCAGCGACCTGCCACCTGGACCACAACACCGAACACGCCGACGGCGGTTCGACGTCCGTGGACAACATCGCGCCCCTGTGCCCGCGCCACCACAAAGCCAAGACAGAACGCGAGTGGAAACTGCAACAGACCGGACCCGGCGAACACACCCTCACTGACCCCTACGGCCGCCAGTACCGCAGCGGAGCACCATCCCTCACCGACCCCGTGGCACCAGCCGAACCGGCAACCGCCACCGCCGGGACAAGGACGGGAACGCCCGAAGGTGACCTACCACCGTTCTGA
- a CDS encoding aldolase/citrate lyase family protein: protein MSGLATEFAARIRRREGAIGYWSAIDAPVATERIGRLGYDYVVLDGQHGLIGYSGILNGLMAIDAGAQAVGMVRVEDNHLTPIGRALDAGAAGVIVPLVSTPAEAAAAVGATRYPPLGRRSYGPMRSGLRIGPRPEEANADTLVFVMIETREGLENVEAICRTPGLDGVYVGPSDLVLGLGGAFPGDPAVADEFETALRAVRDAAKAAGVAAGIHTHDGQVAAKRLAEGFTFASVASDLLHLEQAAGAHLSAARGGGADR from the coding sequence GTGAGTGGTCTTGCGACCGAGTTCGCCGCCAGGATTCGTCGACGGGAAGGGGCCATCGGCTACTGGTCGGCCATCGATGCTCCGGTCGCGACCGAACGCATCGGCCGGCTCGGGTACGACTACGTGGTGCTCGACGGGCAGCACGGCCTGATCGGCTACTCCGGGATCCTCAACGGCCTGATGGCCATCGACGCCGGCGCGCAGGCGGTCGGAATGGTACGAGTGGAGGACAACCACCTGACCCCGATCGGCCGCGCGCTCGACGCCGGTGCGGCCGGAGTGATCGTCCCACTCGTGAGCACCCCGGCCGAAGCGGCTGCCGCCGTAGGCGCCACGCGGTATCCACCGCTCGGCAGACGTTCGTACGGACCGATGCGGTCGGGTCTGCGGATCGGTCCACGCCCGGAGGAGGCGAACGCGGACACGCTGGTGTTCGTGATGATCGAGACCCGCGAAGGGCTGGAGAACGTCGAGGCGATCTGCCGTACGCCCGGACTGGACGGCGTCTACGTCGGGCCTTCGGATCTGGTTCTGGGGCTCGGAGGAGCGTTCCCGGGAGACCCGGCCGTGGCCGACGAGTTCGAGACCGCACTCCGTGCCGTGCGGGACGCCGCGAAGGCGGCCGGCGTCGCCGCCGGGATCCACACCCACGACGGCCAGGTGGCCGCGAAACGGCTGGCCGAGGGGTTCACGTTCGCCAGCGTGGCCTCGGACCTGCTGCATCTGGAGCAGGCGGCCGGCGCGCACCTGTCCGCGGCGCGCGGCGGAGGGGCCGACCGCTGA
- a CDS encoding helix-turn-helix transcriptional regulator: MRVNREELARVIRRARERVGPGEVGLPVGRHRRVPGLRREELAQLAGISVDYVVRLEQGRGPQPSEQVLSALARALRLDTDERDHLFHVAGGTPPRKGRIDMHVRPGVLRLIDRFTDLPAMVLSAKSDILAWNAMSSALLGDWSALAPERRNQARLRFLPDLDEPPRSVIGGSAEERAQTAAQTVANLRAAAGRYPDDPDLRWLIGDLRKGSAEFRGLWADVDASTWRSHTKTVAHPSLGELTLECDTLHIPESDQLLVVYSAAPGTSEAEALALLRVVGTQDLAPARRSRTHGRSSTGGH; the protein is encoded by the coding sequence GTGAGGGTGAACCGCGAGGAACTGGCCCGGGTCATCAGGCGCGCCCGCGAGCGCGTCGGCCCCGGCGAGGTGGGGCTGCCGGTGGGCCGGCACCGTCGCGTGCCCGGGCTCCGGCGGGAGGAACTCGCCCAGCTCGCCGGGATCAGCGTCGACTACGTGGTACGGCTGGAGCAGGGCCGTGGGCCGCAGCCGTCGGAGCAGGTGCTGTCCGCACTGGCCCGGGCGCTGCGGCTGGACACCGACGAACGTGATCATCTCTTCCACGTCGCGGGAGGTACGCCGCCGCGGAAGGGCCGGATCGACATGCACGTACGCCCCGGCGTCCTGCGCCTCATCGACCGTTTCACCGACCTCCCGGCGATGGTGCTCAGCGCGAAGAGCGACATCCTCGCCTGGAACGCGATGTCGTCGGCGCTGCTCGGCGACTGGTCGGCCCTGGCACCGGAGCGGCGCAACCAGGCCCGGCTCCGGTTCCTGCCCGACCTGGACGAGCCGCCGCGCAGCGTGATCGGCGGCTCCGCCGAGGAACGCGCCCAGACCGCTGCCCAGACCGTCGCGAACCTCCGCGCCGCGGCCGGCCGCTACCCCGACGACCCGGACCTGCGCTGGCTGATCGGGGACCTGCGGAAGGGTTCGGCCGAGTTCCGCGGACTGTGGGCCGACGTCGACGCGTCCACCTGGCGCAGCCACACCAAGACGGTCGCCCATCCGTCTCTCGGCGAACTCACGCTCGAGTGCGACACCCTCCACATCCCCGAGTCCGACCAGTTGCTGGTCGTCTACTCCGCGGCGCCGGGCACCTCCGAGGCAGAGGCCCTGGCCCTGCTGCGCGTCGTGGGGACCCAGGACCTCGCACCCGCTCGGCGCTCACGAACCCACGGGCGCTCGTCCACCGGCGGACACTGA
- a CDS encoding SDR family NAD(P)-dependent oxidoreductase yields MTEKRTHSENDNTSSHDRTTVLVTGANKGLGLETSRRLALLGWTVWMAARDEQAGLDAAARIRTIQPDADVRPVVLDVTDDKSVLTAYDIVAESGTGLDVLVNNAGVAGFHKTTLETVPADFLPVFGVNVLGPVRVTHAFLPLLTASPSPRLVMVSSGLGSIALVNDPERTESGVPGMVYQSSKAALNMIANQYAKALPGVRVTTVDPGYTATDLNGHQGTQTVTEGTDAIVTAASADTVAGPHIDRHGAIPR; encoded by the coding sequence ATGACCGAGAAGCGAACGCACAGCGAGAACGACAACACCAGCAGCCACGACCGCACCACCGTCCTGGTCACCGGCGCCAACAAGGGCCTGGGCCTGGAGACCTCCCGCCGGCTGGCCCTGCTGGGCTGGACCGTCTGGATGGCTGCCCGCGACGAGCAGGCCGGCCTTGACGCCGCGGCCAGGATCAGGACAATCCAGCCGGATGCCGACGTACGCCCCGTCGTGCTTGACGTCACCGATGACAAGTCCGTCTTGACGGCGTACGACATCGTCGCGGAGTCGGGCACCGGACTGGACGTCCTGGTCAACAACGCCGGCGTGGCCGGTTTCCACAAGACGACACTGGAGACCGTGCCCGCGGACTTCCTTCCGGTGTTCGGCGTGAACGTGCTCGGCCCGGTGCGGGTGACGCATGCCTTCCTGCCGTTGCTCACCGCCTCGCCAAGCCCTCGGCTGGTGATGGTGTCCAGCGGCCTGGGATCGATCGCCCTGGTCAACGATCCCGAGCGCACCGAGTCGGGCGTACCGGGGATGGTCTACCAGTCCTCCAAGGCGGCGCTGAACATGATCGCCAACCAGTACGCCAAGGCACTGCCGGGCGTTCGGGTCACCACCGTCGACCCCGGCTACACCGCCACCGATCTCAACGGGCACCAGGGCACCCAGACCGTCACCGAGGGCACCGACGCGATCGTGACCGCCGCGTCGGCCGACACCGTGGCCGGCCCGCACATCGACCGGCACGGCGCGATCCCACGCTGA
- a CDS encoding NAD(P)-dependent oxidoreductase, with amino-acid sequence MRILVTGAGGAIGGAATARLVEAGHEVRALIREDDTPPETAGVEVLGGDATDPAAVAPAVDGVDAVVHLAATPAPLGRPEDVFVNNSCATLVVLQYAAEAGVGRAVIASSVSALGLAWAREVNSPAYVPIDEDHPFWPEESYGLSKQVDEATAAMIHRRFDMPILAYRFPFTTHAKALAERAAQVRADPAEAVRELWAYLDLRDAAEAIRLGVESDVPGFHPVYVMAPDTLADRPTAELVARYHPTSEVRTELVGRQTPYVITRAERLLGFHARHLVGDGR; translated from the coding sequence ATGAGGATTCTTGTCACGGGGGCCGGCGGTGCCATCGGTGGAGCGGCCACCGCCCGGTTGGTCGAGGCCGGGCACGAGGTGCGGGCGCTGATACGCGAGGACGACACCCCGCCGGAGACCGCCGGCGTCGAGGTCCTAGGCGGGGACGCCACCGACCCGGCGGCGGTAGCGCCGGCAGTGGACGGCGTCGACGCCGTGGTGCACCTCGCGGCGACACCCGCACCACTCGGGCGGCCGGAGGACGTGTTCGTCAACAACTCCTGCGCGACGCTGGTGGTGCTGCAGTACGCCGCCGAGGCCGGGGTGGGCCGGGCGGTGATCGCCTCCAGCGTCTCCGCGCTCGGGCTGGCGTGGGCCCGCGAGGTCAACTCCCCGGCGTACGTACCGATCGACGAGGACCATCCGTTCTGGCCGGAGGAATCCTACGGCCTGTCCAAACAGGTGGACGAGGCCACCGCGGCGATGATCCACCGGCGGTTCGACATGCCGATCCTCGCCTACCGCTTCCCGTTCACCACCCACGCGAAGGCACTGGCCGAGCGCGCCGCGCAGGTACGCGCCGACCCGGCGGAGGCGGTGCGCGAACTGTGGGCCTACCTCGACCTGCGGGACGCGGCCGAGGCGATCCGGCTCGGGGTGGAGAGTGACGTGCCGGGATTTCATCCGGTGTACGTCATGGCGCCCGACACCCTCGCCGACCGGCCGACCGCCGAACTCGTCGCGCGCTACCACCCGACCAGCGAGGTACGCACCGAACTGGTCGGGCGGCAGACGCCGTACGTCATCACCAGGGCCGAGCGGTTGCTCGGGTTCCACGCCCGCCATCTCGTCGGCGACGGTCGGTAG
- a CDS encoding carbohydrate ABC transporter permease — protein sequence MTSSREPRTQPLGSPSPDAASPVAGSSDAELVRGTAVTAPSGRSQLDRNPWWADTLIHVVLVVLGLLTLLPMLNMLARSASSSVGIAAHPLMLFPSGFTIEAYHYIFETPVLMRSFGITVFATLVGTGLNLFFTTTAAYGLSKTYIPGYRLLMWIVIVPMLFGAGLIPTYLLLKNLGLINSVWVLVLSGLVSPFNLILMRNFFWSIPAEVEESARIDGASDLQVLWHIVLPLSKPVLATIGLFYGVGHWNDFFTGLFFLTDSSKWPLQVVMRSIIIDQSMLGMGGMNAPTQDLQRMVISAENIRAATIIFSTVPILLAYPFLQRYFVKGIILGAVKG from the coding sequence GTGACCAGCTCACGAGAACCACGCACCCAGCCACTCGGATCGCCGTCACCGGATGCCGCGTCGCCGGTTGCCGGATCCTCGGACGCCGAGCTCGTACGCGGCACCGCGGTCACGGCCCCGAGCGGACGCAGCCAGCTCGACCGCAACCCGTGGTGGGCCGACACCCTCATTCACGTCGTCCTGGTCGTGCTGGGCCTGCTCACGTTGCTGCCCATGCTCAACATGCTGGCCCGGTCGGCGAGTTCGAGCGTGGGGATCGCAGCCCATCCGTTGATGCTGTTCCCGAGTGGGTTCACCATCGAGGCGTACCACTACATCTTCGAGACGCCGGTGCTCATGCGGTCGTTCGGGATCACGGTGTTCGCCACCCTGGTGGGCACTGGTCTGAACCTCTTCTTCACCACCACCGCCGCGTACGGGCTGTCGAAGACCTACATTCCGGGGTACCGCCTCCTGATGTGGATCGTGATCGTGCCGATGCTGTTCGGTGCGGGTCTCATCCCCACGTACCTCCTGCTGAAGAACCTGGGCCTGATCAACAGCGTGTGGGTGCTGGTCCTGTCCGGCCTGGTGTCGCCGTTCAATCTCATCCTGATGCGGAACTTCTTCTGGAGCATCCCGGCAGAGGTCGAGGAGTCCGCGCGCATCGACGGCGCCTCGGATCTGCAGGTCCTGTGGCACATCGTCCTGCCGCTGTCCAAGCCGGTGCTGGCGACGATCGGGCTCTTCTACGGCGTCGGGCACTGGAACGACTTCTTCACCGGCCTGTTCTTCCTCACCGACAGCTCGAAGTGGCCCCTGCAGGTGGTGATGCGTTCCATCATCATCGACCAGAGCATGCTCGGCATGGGCGGGATGAACGCGCCCACGCAAGACCTGCAGCGCATGGTGATCTCGGCCGAGAACATCCGGGCGGCGACGATCATCTTCTCCACCGTCCCGATTCTGCTCGCCTATCCGTTCCTTCAGCGGTACTTCGTCAAGGGCATCATCCTCGGTGCCGTGAAGGGCTGA